The Thioalkalivibrio thiocyanodenitrificans ARhD 1 genome window below encodes:
- the csrA gene encoding carbon storage regulator CsrA — protein sequence MLILTRRVGETLMIGDEVSVTVLGVKGNQVRIGINAPKDVAVHREEIYDRIKREGDEEPAASGN from the coding sequence ATGTTGATTCTGACCCGTCGAGTAGGAGAGACGCTCATGATCGGTGACGAGGTTTCCGTCACCGTGCTGGGCGTGAAGGGTAACCAGGTGCGTATCGGCATCAATGCACCCAAGGACGTGGCGGTGCATCGCGAAGAGATCTACGACCGCATCAAGCGTGAAGGTGACGAAGAGCCGGCGGCGTCCGGCAACTGA
- the thpR gene encoding RNA 2',3'-cyclic phosphodiesterase produces the protein MDETHDTSGSPGPSHQRLFFALWPSDAERRALARWRDALPKLRGRFVPAGNLHMTLAFAGSVDAVTRDCLVQRAADVRGEPCTVQLDRLGRFSRGLMWVGPQTCPAPLATLARSLSGVLADCGLEPDSRPFHAHVTLARAMRTRLPDAAAPNHVWRLDRFCLVCSRPGQGYEVLRTFPLGIQTLGSLSMDSGSME, from the coding sequence ATGGATGAGACTCACGACACCTCCGGGTCTCCGGGCCCGTCCCATCAGCGGCTGTTCTTCGCCCTCTGGCCGTCGGATGCGGAGCGCCGCGCGCTGGCACGCTGGCGCGATGCATTGCCGAAGCTGCGCGGGCGGTTCGTGCCCGCCGGCAATCTGCACATGACCCTGGCCTTCGCCGGCTCCGTCGATGCCGTGACGCGTGACTGCCTGGTGCAGCGGGCGGCCGATGTGCGCGGCGAGCCCTGTACGGTGCAACTGGACAGGCTGGGGCGCTTCTCACGGGGTCTGATGTGGGTGGGGCCGCAAACCTGTCCGGCGCCCCTCGCCACGCTCGCCCGCTCCCTCTCCGGCGTCTTGGCCGACTGCGGGCTCGAACCCGATTCGAGACCCTTCCACGCGCACGTCACCCTGGCGCGGGCCATGCGCACGCGGTTGCCGGACGCGGCCGCGCCGAACCATGTCTGGCGGCTGGATCGGTTTTGCCTGGTGTGTTCCCGCCCCGGGCAGGGATACGAAGTGCTCCGGACCTTTCCATTGGGCATTCAAACCCTGGGGTCGCTTTCGATGGACTCGGGTTCTATGGAATAA
- the alaS gene encoding alanine--tRNA ligase, producing MKSAELRTSFLEYFRSKGHEVVASSPLIPANDPTLLFTNAGMVQFKDVFLGHEQRPYRRATSTQRCVRAGGKHNDLENVGYTARHHTFFEMLGNFSFGDYFKREAIEYAWEYLTQVLRIPEEKLWVTVFEDDDEAADIWLSELGVNPERFSRIGASDNFWAMGDTGPCGPCTEIFYDHGPEVPGGPPGTPEADGDRYIEIWNLVFMQYDRDKSGELRPLPSPSVDTGMGLERLAAVMQGVHSNYEIDLFRNLIRAINDLARDADPESPSLRVIADHIRSCSFLITDGVMPANEGRGYVLRRIIRRAARHGHKLGLTDPFFHRLVGPLAAEMGEAFPELVKAQPTVERVLRQEEERFAETLEKGLRILEEDIAGLEGTEIPGSTIFVLYDTYGFPVDLTGDIARERGLTLDMAGFEAAMEGQRERARAASHFEADYHGKLEIEGESTFTGYDHLDGSGRVTALFRNGEPVDALESGDHGLVVLDETPFYAESGGQVGDTGELLADGVLFEVTDTRKHGAAHAHVGRVVEGRIAKGERLGAKVDKARRQAVVLNHSATHLMHAALREVLGDHVQQKGSLVAPDRLRFDFSHFQPLTAQELERIERLVNEAIRANAETEARVMPLQEALDAGAMALFGEKYGDDVRVLSMGGFSTELCGGTHVRRTGDIGIFKIVSESGVASGIRRIEAVTGENALNYIGETEKNLSRVAELVRAGRGDLDEKVGQLVERTRQLEKELEGLKGRLASQAGSNLADQAVDVGGIKVLAAHLEGADPKSLRETVDQLKSKLGEAAVVLATVSDGKVSLVAGVTKGQTGRIKAGDLVNAVATQVGGKGGGRPDMAMAGGSDAAALPGALASVPDWIRERLN from the coding sequence ATGAAAAGCGCTGAACTCAGAACAAGCTTTCTGGAATACTTCAGGTCCAAGGGCCATGAGGTGGTCGCCTCGAGCCCGCTGATTCCGGCCAATGACCCGACCCTGCTGTTCACCAACGCGGGCATGGTGCAGTTCAAGGATGTGTTCCTGGGCCACGAGCAGCGTCCCTACAGGCGGGCCACCAGTACCCAGCGCTGCGTGCGTGCCGGCGGCAAGCACAACGACCTGGAGAACGTGGGCTACACCGCCCGGCACCACACCTTCTTCGAGATGCTGGGCAACTTCAGCTTCGGCGACTACTTCAAGCGCGAGGCCATCGAGTACGCGTGGGAGTATCTGACGCAGGTGCTGCGGATCCCGGAGGAGAAGCTCTGGGTGACGGTCTTCGAGGACGACGACGAGGCCGCCGACATCTGGCTCAGCGAGTTGGGCGTGAACCCCGAACGCTTCTCGCGCATCGGCGCCTCGGACAACTTCTGGGCCATGGGCGACACCGGTCCCTGCGGGCCCTGCACCGAGATCTTCTACGATCACGGCCCCGAGGTGCCCGGCGGCCCGCCCGGCACGCCCGAGGCCGACGGCGACCGCTACATCGAGATCTGGAACCTGGTGTTCATGCAGTACGACCGGGACAAGAGCGGCGAGCTCAGACCGCTGCCCAGCCCCTCCGTGGACACCGGCATGGGCCTCGAACGCCTGGCCGCCGTGATGCAGGGCGTGCATTCCAATTACGAGATCGACCTGTTCCGGAACCTGATCCGCGCCATCAATGACCTGGCCAGGGACGCCGACCCGGAGAGCCCTTCGCTGCGCGTGATCGCCGACCACATCCGCTCGTGCAGCTTTCTCATCACCGACGGCGTGATGCCCGCCAACGAGGGCCGCGGCTACGTGCTGCGCCGGATCATCCGCCGCGCCGCCCGCCACGGCCACAAGCTGGGTCTCACCGATCCCTTCTTCCACCGCCTGGTGGGGCCCCTGGCCGCGGAGATGGGCGAGGCCTTCCCGGAACTGGTCAAGGCACAGCCCACGGTGGAGCGGGTGCTGCGCCAGGAGGAGGAGCGCTTCGCCGAGACCCTGGAGAAGGGCCTGCGCATCCTGGAGGAGGACATCGCCGGGCTCGAGGGCACCGAGATTCCGGGCAGCACCATCTTCGTGCTCTACGATACCTATGGCTTCCCGGTGGATCTCACCGGAGACATCGCCCGCGAGCGCGGCCTCACCCTGGACATGGCGGGATTCGAGGCGGCGATGGAGGGACAGCGCGAGCGCGCACGCGCCGCCAGCCACTTCGAGGCGGACTATCACGGCAAGCTCGAGATCGAGGGCGAAAGCACCTTCACCGGCTATGACCACCTCGACGGCAGCGGCCGTGTCACGGCCCTGTTCAGGAACGGCGAGCCGGTGGATGCCCTGGAATCCGGTGATCACGGGCTGGTGGTGCTGGACGAGACTCCGTTCTACGCGGAATCCGGCGGGCAGGTGGGTGACACCGGCGAACTGCTCGCCGACGGCGTGCTCTTCGAGGTCACCGACACCCGCAAGCACGGCGCCGCCCATGCCCACGTGGGGCGCGTGGTGGAAGGGCGCATCGCCAAGGGCGAACGGCTCGGCGCAAAGGTGGACAAGGCCCGCCGCCAGGCGGTGGTGCTCAACCATTCCGCCACCCACCTGATGCACGCGGCGCTGCGCGAAGTGCTCGGCGATCATGTGCAGCAGAAGGGCTCCCTGGTGGCGCCCGACCGGCTGCGCTTCGACTTCTCCCATTTCCAGCCGCTGACGGCGCAGGAGCTGGAGCGCATCGAGCGCCTGGTGAACGAGGCCATCCGCGCCAATGCCGAGACCGAGGCCCGCGTCATGCCCCTGCAGGAGGCCCTGGATGCCGGCGCCATGGCGCTGTTCGGCGAGAAGTACGGGGATGACGTCCGGGTCCTGTCCATGGGCGGTTTCTCCACGGAACTGTGCGGCGGCACCCACGTGCGCCGCACCGGCGACATCGGCATATTCAAGATCGTCTCCGAATCCGGCGTGGCCTCCGGCATCCGCCGCATCGAGGCGGTGACCGGCGAGAACGCGCTCAACTACATCGGCGAGACGGAGAAGAACCTCTCCCGTGTGGCGGAGCTGGTCAGGGCCGGCCGGGGCGACCTGGACGAGAAGGTGGGCCAGCTTGTGGAGCGCACCCGCCAGCTTGAGAAGGAGCTCGAGGGCCTCAAGGGCAGGCTGGCCAGTCAGGCCGGCTCGAACCTCGCGGACCAGGCCGTGGATGTGGGCGGCATCAAGGTGCTGGCCGCGCACCTGGAAGGGGCCGATCCGAAGTCCCTGCGCGAGACCGTGGATCAGCTCAAGAGCAAGCTGGGCGAGGCCGCCGTGGTCCTGGCCACGGTCAGCGACGGCAAGGTGAGCCTGGTGGCCGGCGTCACCAAGGGGCAGACCGGGCGCATCAAGGCGGGTGACCTGGTCAACGCCGTGGCCACCCAGGTGGGCGGCAAGGGCGGCGGGCGCCCGGACATGGCCATGGCCGGCGGCTCCGACGCGGCCGCCTTGCCGGGTGCCCTGGCCTCGGTGCCCGACTGGATCCGCGAGCGTCTGAACTGA
- a CDS encoding host attachment protein, giving the protein MTTWVIVADASRARIFSAEKSFSALETVEEISHPEGRLHEQDFNSDRPGRSFDSTGDGRHAMGKEVPPKKHEAVRFAKSLCDRLNNARATGLFEKLYIVASPSFLGTMRQCMNEVTQKSIAGELDKNLTTHDTATIRSHLPNFL; this is encoded by the coding sequence ATGACCACATGGGTGATCGTTGCAGATGCAAGCCGTGCGCGCATATTCAGCGCCGAGAAGTCGTTCAGTGCCCTGGAGACGGTCGAGGAGATCAGTCACCCGGAAGGGAGACTCCATGAGCAGGATTTCAACTCCGACCGCCCGGGACGCAGTTTCGACAGTACCGGCGACGGGCGCCACGCGATGGGCAAGGAGGTCCCGCCCAAGAAGCACGAGGCCGTACGATTCGCCAAGTCCCTGTGCGATCGTCTGAACAACGCCCGGGCCACCGGCCTGTTCGAAAAGCTCTATATCGTCGCCTCGCCGTCGTTCCTCGGCACCATGCGCCAGTGCATGAACGAGGTGACCCAGAAATCCATCGCGGGTGAACTGGACAAGAACCTGACCACGCACGACACCGCCACCATCCGCAGCCATTTGCCCAACTTCCTCTGA
- a CDS encoding CinA family protein has translation MTSGNGTLNHEDEQLSVLARETGDALARAGVRLVTAESCTGGWIAKLLTDMPGSSAWFERGFVTYSNEAKTELLGVPAALIAEHGAVSEHTVCAMAAGALEHSRGDLSVAVSGVAGPGGGTSAKPVGTVWLAWSGGGRESGARRFHFDGDRDAVRRQAVAAALEGILDRLDGGSGD, from the coding sequence ATGACCTCGGGTAACGGCACCTTGAACCACGAAGACGAACAACTCTCTGTACTCGCCCGGGAGACGGGCGATGCCCTCGCCCGCGCGGGGGTGCGCCTGGTGACGGCGGAATCCTGTACCGGCGGCTGGATCGCCAAGCTGCTCACCGACATGCCCGGCAGCTCCGCCTGGTTCGAGCGGGGTTTCGTCACCTACAGCAACGAAGCCAAGACCGAACTCCTCGGGGTGCCGGCCGCGTTGATCGCCGAACACGGCGCCGTCAGCGAGCACACGGTGTGCGCCATGGCGGCCGGGGCACTGGAACACAGCCGCGGTGACCTGTCCGTGGCCGTGAGCGGCGTGGCCGGCCCCGGCGGGGGCACCAGCGCCAAGCCCGTGGGTACGGTCTGGCTGGCATGGTCGGGTGGCGGCAGGGAGAGCGGGGCCAGGCGCTTTCACTTCGACGGCGACCGGGACGCCGTGCGGCGCCAGGCGGTGGCGGCGGCACTGGAGGGTATTCTGGATCGCCTCGATGGGGGTTCCGGTGATTGA
- the recA gene encoding recombinase RecA, producing MDENRKKALSAALGQIERQFGKGAVMRMGDSTAVRDVEAISTGSLALDIALGIGGLPKGRVVEIYGPESSGKTTLTLQVIAECQKQGGTAAFVDAEHALDPGYAEKLGVNVDDLLVSQPDTGEQALEIADMLVRSGAVDVVVVDSVAALTPKAEIEGEMGDTHVGLQARLMSQALRKLTANIKRSNTLVIFINQIRMKIGVMFGNPETTTGGNALKFYSSVRLDIRRIGAIKKGDEVIGNETRVKVVKNKVAPPFKQAEFEILYGEGISRLGEVIDMGVKDGIVDKSGAWYSYNGERIGQGKDNARTFLKEHPEMAGEIERQIREKHLPKRVPQADEAESVEA from the coding sequence GTGGACGAAAACCGCAAGAAGGCCCTGTCCGCCGCACTGGGGCAGATCGAGCGTCAATTCGGCAAGGGTGCCGTGATGCGCATGGGCGACAGCACCGCGGTGCGCGACGTGGAGGCCATCTCCACCGGTTCGCTGGCCCTGGACATCGCGCTGGGCATCGGCGGACTGCCCAAGGGCCGCGTGGTGGAGATCTACGGGCCGGAATCCTCGGGCAAGACCACCCTGACGCTGCAGGTGATCGCCGAGTGCCAGAAGCAGGGCGGCACCGCCGCCTTCGTGGATGCCGAGCATGCCCTGGACCCCGGCTACGCCGAGAAACTGGGCGTGAACGTGGACGACCTGCTGGTCTCCCAGCCCGACACCGGCGAGCAGGCGCTCGAGATCGCGGACATGCTGGTGCGCTCCGGCGCCGTGGACGTGGTGGTGGTGGACTCCGTGGCCGCGCTCACGCCCAAGGCCGAGATCGAGGGCGAGATGGGCGACACCCATGTGGGCCTTCAGGCGCGGCTCATGTCCCAGGCGCTGCGCAAGCTCACCGCCAACATCAAGCGCTCCAACACGCTGGTGATTTTCATCAACCAGATCCGCATGAAGATCGGCGTCATGTTCGGCAACCCCGAGACCACCACCGGGGGCAACGCGCTCAAGTTCTATTCCTCCGTGCGCCTGGACATCCGCCGCATCGGCGCCATAAAAAAGGGCGACGAGGTGATCGGCAACGAGACCCGCGTGAAGGTTGTCAAGAACAAGGTGGCCCCGCCCTTCAAGCAGGCGGAGTTCGAGATCCTCTATGGCGAGGGAATCTCGCGCCTCGGCGAGGTCATCGACATGGGCGTCAAGGACGGCATCGTGGACAAGTCCGGGGCCTGGTACAGCTACAACGGCGAACGCATCGGCCAGGGCAAGGACAATGCCCGGACCTTCCTGAAGGAGCATCCGGAGATGGCCGGAGAGATCGAGCGCCAAATCCGCGAGAAGCACCTGCCCAAGCGCGTGCCGCAGGCGGATGAGGCGGAATCGGTCGAAGCCTGA
- a CDS encoding phage integrase N-terminal SAM-like domain-containing protein produces MPNTPPRASDAAARFFDNYLSLLAKNGIPERQRRWYVRHVEAFIKEQKGRRIRSLSGADIEAYLDVLGRERCLPGWQFSQRIAAIRILYRDLLRTPASDAVDWQYWLDSARELDADHPTTARQLSPEELSYIKERRSDGPLNEVRTAHRDLLLRFTSEIRRRGYAYRTEQNYEQ; encoded by the coding sequence ATGCCTAACACCCCTCCCCGCGCTTCTGACGCCGCAGCCCGGTTTTTCGACAACTACCTGAGTCTCCTCGCAAAAAACGGCATTCCGGAGCGCCAGCGGCGATGGTATGTCAGGCACGTCGAGGCCTTCATCAAGGAGCAGAAGGGCCGCAGGATCAGGAGCCTCTCCGGGGCCGATATTGAGGCCTACCTTGATGTGTTGGGCCGCGAACGATGCCTTCCGGGCTGGCAGTTTTCGCAGCGTATTGCAGCCATCCGCATTCTCTACCGCGATCTGCTGAGAACGCCGGCCTCCGATGCGGTCGATTGGCAGTACTGGCTGGACTCGGCCCGCGAGCTTGATGCCGACCACCCCACGACGGCGCGGCAGCTTTCTCCGGAGGAGCTTTCCTACATCAAGGAGCGCAGGAGCGACGGACCGCTCAACGAGGTGCGCACAGCGCATCGCGACCTGCTGCTGCGCTTCACTTCCGAGATCCGCAGGCGCGGTTATGCCTACCGCACCGAGCAGAACTACGAGCAGTAG
- a CDS encoding nucleotidyltransferase domain-containing protein: MHIYAFGSICRGDISVDSDIDLLALVKGRDSRLSPGKFSIYSYTRIKELWDSGNAFAWHLSLESRLIYSADGVDFLKSLGEPREYTAGPEDCARFRDIFEESLQSVRSGSPSLVFELSTIFLALRNIATCYSLARTEIPTFGRDSARRIGSRSLNISDEAYQLLMHARILSTRGSGEGIGDVELSALMPELQKCRCWIDEISHEVKSDG; the protein is encoded by the coding sequence ATGCATATATACGCCTTTGGCTCAATCTGTCGTGGAGACATATCTGTTGATTCAGATATCGACCTGCTCGCTCTTGTGAAAGGGCGTGATTCTCGCCTCAGTCCAGGAAAGTTCTCCATTTATTCGTACACACGAATAAAGGAGCTATGGGATTCAGGTAATGCCTTTGCTTGGCACCTGTCTCTTGAAAGTCGGCTGATCTACAGTGCGGATGGCGTAGACTTTCTTAAAAGTTTGGGGGAGCCGCGCGAATATACGGCAGGGCCAGAAGATTGTGCAAGGTTTCGAGATATATTTGAGGAATCGTTACAATCTGTGCGATCAGGATCTCCTAGCTTAGTTTTTGAGTTATCAACAATTTTTCTGGCTTTGCGTAATATTGCTACTTGCTATTCCCTTGCAAGAACGGAGATCCCGACCTTTGGGAGGGATTCGGCAAGAAGAATCGGATCAAGAAGTTTGAATATCTCAGATGAGGCGTACCAGTTGTTAATGCATGCCCGCATATTATCCACACGGGGTTCTGGAGAAGGGATTGGGGATGTCGAGCTCTCAGCCTTAATGCCGGAGTTACAGAAGTGCCGATGTTGGATTGATGAAATTAGTCATGAGGTTAAGTCAGATGGATGA
- a CDS encoding integron integrase, whose translation MLFCSNCLPQETAAAQVRAFLEHLAVKKRVSASTQNQALCALVFLYEQVFGKRLGELEGFVRARRPRTVPVVLSRAEVKALLSGLDGVHRLIASLLYGTGMRLLEGLRLRVQDVDFDYRRIHVRRAKGNKDRYVPLPDSLADELRKQIETVRELHEKDLAAGYGEVVLPGALNRKYPNAGRELGWQFLFPAGRLAIDPYGGAIRRHHLHESALQRAIRRAAAACDIQKRVGCHTLRHSFATHLLERGQDIRTVQELLGHANVSTTMIYTHVLNRGGMGVLSPLDTD comes from the coding sequence CTGCTGTTCTGTTCCAACTGCCTCCCTCAGGAGACCGCGGCGGCGCAGGTGCGGGCGTTTCTCGAACACCTCGCAGTGAAAAAGCGGGTCAGCGCCAGCACGCAGAATCAGGCGCTCTGCGCACTGGTCTTTCTTTATGAACAGGTTTTTGGAAAGAGGCTGGGCGAGTTGGAAGGATTCGTGCGGGCCAGGCGCCCGCGCACCGTTCCGGTGGTACTCAGCCGGGCCGAAGTGAAGGCCCTGCTGTCCGGCCTTGATGGCGTCCATCGACTGATCGCATCCCTGCTCTATGGCACCGGAATGCGGCTGCTCGAAGGCCTGCGGCTGAGGGTGCAGGATGTCGATTTCGACTATCGCCGTATCCACGTACGCCGGGCCAAGGGCAACAAGGACCGCTACGTTCCGTTGCCCGATTCCCTGGCCGACGAGCTGCGCAAGCAGATCGAAACGGTGCGGGAGCTGCACGAGAAGGATCTCGCCGCCGGATACGGCGAAGTCGTGCTGCCGGGCGCCTTGAACCGCAAGTACCCCAATGCCGGGCGCGAACTCGGATGGCAGTTTCTCTTTCCCGCCGGGCGTCTGGCCATCGATCCCTACGGCGGCGCCATCCGCCGCCACCATCTCCACGAAAGCGCCTTGCAGAGGGCGATAAGGCGGGCGGCGGCCGCCTGCGATATCCAGAAACGCGTCGGCTGCCACACCCTGCGCCACAGCTTCGCCACCCATCTGCTTGAGCGCGGGCAGGACATACGCACGGTCCAGGAGCTGCTGGGGCATGCCAACGTCTCCACGACGATGATCTATACCCATGTGCTGAATCGCGGCGGGATGGGGGTGCTGAGCCCGCTTGATACGGACTGA
- a CDS encoding aspartate kinase, with product MALIVQKYGGTSVGSVERIQHVAEKVLEHRRQGHDVVVVVSAMSGETDRLLGLAREINPRPQGRELDVLLSTGEQVTIALLSMALEGRGCPARSYTGAQVHILTDSAHNKARIRDIDGARVRRDLADGNVVVVAGFQGVDEHGNITTLGRGGSDTTAVALAAALKADECQIYTDVDGVYTTDPRVVPEARRLERITFEEMLEMASLGSKVLQIRAVEFAGKYNVPLRVLSSFREGPGTLITFEEDGMEQALISGIAFNQNEAQLTILGVPDQPGVAHRILGPISDANVEVDMIVQNVGADETTDFTFTVHRNDYDKALAILQGLSGELAARKISGDPKIVKISLVGVGMRSHAGIASRMFEALAREGINIRMISTSEIKVSVVVDEKYLELGVRALHDAFELENPQQGR from the coding sequence ATGGCATTGATCGTTCAAAAATACGGCGGCACCTCGGTAGGCAGCGTGGAGCGTATCCAGCACGTGGCCGAGAAGGTGCTGGAGCATCGCCGGCAGGGGCACGACGTGGTGGTGGTGGTCTCCGCGATGAGCGGCGAGACCGACCGCCTGCTCGGCCTGGCGCGGGAGATCAACCCGAGACCCCAGGGCCGGGAACTGGACGTGCTGCTGTCCACCGGCGAGCAGGTCACCATCGCGCTGCTGTCCATGGCGCTGGAAGGCCGGGGCTGCCCCGCGCGCTCCTATACCGGCGCCCAGGTGCACATCCTCACCGACAGCGCCCACAACAAGGCGCGCATCCGCGATATCGACGGCGCCCGGGTGCGCCGCGACCTGGCCGATGGCAACGTGGTGGTGGTGGCGGGCTTCCAGGGCGTGGACGAACACGGCAACATCACCACCCTGGGGCGCGGTGGCTCCGACACCACGGCCGTGGCCCTGGCCGCCGCCCTGAAGGCGGACGAGTGCCAGATCTACACCGACGTGGACGGCGTCTACACCACTGACCCCCGGGTCGTGCCCGAGGCCCGGCGCCTGGAGCGCATCACCTTCGAGGAAATGCTGGAAATGGCCAGCCTAGGCTCCAAGGTGCTGCAGATCCGGGCGGTGGAGTTCGCCGGCAAGTACAACGTACCCCTGCGTGTGCTGTCCTCTTTCAGAGAAGGACCTGGCACACTGATCACATTTGAGGAAGACGGCATGGAACAGGCGCTGATTTCCGGCATTGCGTTCAACCAGAACGAGGCGCAATTGACCATACTCGGTGTACCCGATCAGCCCGGTGTGGCGCATCGCATCCTGGGCCCCATCTCCGACGCCAACGTCGAGGTGGACATGATCGTGCAGAACGTGGGTGCTGACGAGACTACGGATTTCACGTTCACGGTGCACCGCAATGATTACGACAAGGCCCTGGCGATCCTGCAGGGCCTGTCCGGAGAACTGGCCGCCCGAAAGATTTCGGGCGACCCGAAGATCGTGAAGATTTCGCTGGTGGGCGTGGGCATGCGCTCCCACGCCGGCATCGCCAGCAGGATGTTCGAGGCGCTGGCCCGGGAAGGGATCAACATCCGCATGATCTCCACCTCGGAGATCAAGGTATCCGTGGTTGTTGACGAGAAATACCTGGAACTCGGTGTCAGGGCCTTGCACGATGCCTTCGAACTGGAGAATCCGCAGCAGGGACGTTAG
- a CDS encoding pentapeptide repeat-containing protein encodes MNDYFRDSGRETLSDRAFAYDLKGVNLKNKQFERPVATKKRFTDCDFSYSQFDSAYLRNCIFDSCKFIGCKFTSSNLRGSRFEGCVFDYAEFSQTQVEPEILDTGCPGQENLQQKFARTLRVNFNQIGDAVAANKAIKIELEAARVHLYKAWRSRESYYRKKYPGLKRARAFLEWLEFILLDAFWGNGESSLKLLRTFFVALFAIAVGEVYFLKDPYVLASYAEAINNAPQVFLGIVKPSEFSGLVLAGIAVVRYVMLACLVSILVKRFSRR; translated from the coding sequence ATGAACGACTACTTTCGAGATAGCGGTAGGGAAACCCTTTCTGATCGAGCGTTTGCATATGATCTGAAAGGGGTGAACCTGAAGAATAAACAGTTTGAGCGCCCAGTTGCTACGAAGAAGCGCTTTACGGACTGTGATTTCAGTTACTCCCAGTTTGACTCGGCGTACCTGCGTAATTGCATTTTCGATTCATGCAAATTTATTGGGTGCAAGTTCACAAGCTCGAACCTCAGGGGTAGTAGGTTTGAAGGATGTGTATTCGATTATGCGGAGTTCTCTCAAACACAGGTAGAGCCCGAAATTCTCGATACAGGGTGTCCCGGGCAGGAGAATCTTCAACAAAAGTTTGCCAGAACGCTTAGGGTAAATTTTAATCAAATTGGAGATGCCGTTGCGGCGAATAAAGCAATTAAGATTGAATTAGAAGCAGCCCGTGTCCATTTGTACAAAGCATGGCGATCTCGGGAGTCTTACTACCGAAAGAAGTATCCGGGTTTGAAGCGCGCTAGAGCTTTTTTAGAGTGGCTCGAGTTTATCCTCCTTGACGCGTTCTGGGGTAATGGTGAAAGCTCGCTAAAGCTACTTCGAACATTTTTCGTTGCCCTGTTTGCCATTGCGGTAGGTGAAGTATATTTCCTCAAGGATCCGTATGTCTTGGCTAGCTATGCAGAGGCGATAAATAATGCTCCACAGGTGTTCCTTGGCATCGTGAAACCGAGTGAATTCTCAGGCCTTGTCTTGGCGGGTATCGCAGTCGTGAGGTATGTAATGCTCGCTTGTTTGGTATCTATTCTAGTTAAACGTTTTAGCCGACGATAA
- a CDS encoding regulatory protein RecX, whose product MRRNRSKPERQPDPYAHAVRLLARREHSRAELRRKLTHKGHEPDAVDEALERLVAERYQSDARFVETFVRHRVQQGYGPVRIAGELRERGVDEADAEEGLRAAEVDWQSLARDTARRRFGDAPAGDAREWAKRARFLQYRGFPADMVRRALKG is encoded by the coding sequence ATGAGGCGGAATCGGTCGAAGCCTGAACGTCAGCCCGATCCGTACGCCCATGCCGTGCGGCTGCTGGCGCGTCGGGAGCACAGCCGGGCGGAACTGCGGCGCAAGCTCACCCACAAGGGCCATGAGCCCGACGCGGTGGACGAGGCCCTGGAACGGCTCGTCGCGGAACGGTATCAGAGCGATGCCCGCTTCGTGGAAACCTTTGTTCGCCACCGGGTCCAACAGGGTTATGGGCCGGTGCGCATCGCCGGCGAACTGCGCGAACGCGGCGTGGATGAGGCCGACGCCGAGGAGGGTCTCCGCGCCGCCGAAGTGGACTGGCAGTCGCTGGCCCGTGACACCGCCCGCAGACGTTTCGGCGACGCACCCGCCGGGGATGCCCGGGAATGGGCAAAGCGGGCGCGGTTCCTGCAATATCGGGGCTTTCCCGCCGACATGGTCCGGCGGGCGCTGAAAGGATGA